One window of Rhodopirellula bahusiensis genomic DNA carries:
- a CDS encoding DUF1592 domain-containing protein, with the protein MKTKSFPFDVRRLPIALTLLSAIAGPSSTLPNASAGQPPEQLTEFLELNCTYCHDSSTQEGDLDLESLTLELADPDNFHLWERVFDRIREGEMPPEEDLDPAESQPFLAKLHGILDGADNDRINTEGRVPTRRLTRTQYERNVCDLLAIDVPLREFLPEESLADGFDTVSSSQQVSDHSLAAYLDAADFALQTAFDQLLGSDASVDGSPDTIHLDWNKLRRNEKRTNREPEGRPDHKDIVSWSSSQNFYGRMPATSVPETGRYKVRVKARSVNTPKMGRVWCSVNSGVCSGKASTMYWIGSIEATDETQVYEFDAWIREGHMLQIVPNDYGIRRVAAKAVDSKPGVVEEMGVAGIAIEWIELERLRGDREKIKVALVGDLELQPIDATNKRSKQRFKIVSANPKQDLKQRIHAFAEQAFRQEVDPSELDTYFEFAEARRQATRSMQDGLRAGYRAILCSSRFLYFDESPGVLSDEALANRLSHFLWGRAPDDELRRLARSGKLREPEVLRAQTERLLNDPRSQVAINEFTNQWLELYELNSTTPDGKLYPEYDVILHQSLPDETHAYVTELVRENLSVTNLVDSDFTFLNQRLARHYGVDWPGGTDMQRVAIDDDCRRGGIITHGSVLKVTANGTTTSPIIRGIWMLEKIIGEHVPPPPANVPAVEPDIRGATSIRDQLDKHRNIDSCAACHVKIDPPGFALESYDVIGGWRERYRAASPNKKQRWVPGLPIDPSHAFTSGEAFDDIEGLKAILTKRPEQLAKNLASQFVTYATGASPTFADRDELQRIVAATQPTDYGVRSLIHEVIQSPLFQNK; encoded by the coding sequence ATGAAAACTAAGTCGTTCCCTTTCGACGTTCGTCGCCTCCCGATCGCATTGACCTTGCTCTCCGCGATTGCTGGTCCATCATCCACGTTGCCGAATGCTTCCGCGGGCCAACCTCCCGAGCAACTCACCGAGTTCCTGGAACTGAACTGCACCTACTGCCACGACTCCTCTACACAAGAAGGGGACCTGGACCTCGAGTCGCTGACATTGGAACTGGCCGACCCCGACAACTTCCATCTTTGGGAACGCGTCTTCGATCGAATTCGCGAAGGAGAGATGCCACCGGAAGAAGACTTGGATCCCGCCGAGTCCCAACCGTTCTTGGCAAAGCTACACGGAATCCTCGACGGAGCCGACAACGACCGCATCAACACCGAAGGCCGAGTGCCCACGCGACGCCTGACGCGAACTCAGTACGAGCGCAACGTTTGCGATTTGCTTGCGATCGATGTCCCTCTGCGTGAATTCCTTCCCGAAGAATCTCTCGCGGATGGGTTCGACACGGTTTCCAGCAGTCAACAAGTTTCGGACCATTCGCTGGCAGCCTACCTCGATGCAGCCGACTTCGCGCTGCAAACCGCATTCGATCAACTGCTCGGGTCCGATGCCTCGGTCGATGGTTCCCCCGACACAATCCACCTGGACTGGAACAAGCTTCGCCGAAACGAAAAACGAACGAACCGCGAGCCCGAAGGACGTCCCGATCACAAGGACATTGTCTCGTGGTCCAGCAGCCAAAACTTCTACGGACGAATGCCAGCGACGTCGGTTCCAGAAACCGGCCGCTACAAAGTTCGAGTGAAAGCCCGCTCGGTCAACACTCCGAAAATGGGTCGCGTCTGGTGCAGCGTCAACAGCGGCGTGTGTTCGGGCAAAGCATCCACGATGTATTGGATCGGAAGCATCGAAGCGACGGATGAAACTCAGGTCTACGAATTCGATGCGTGGATTCGCGAAGGCCACATGCTGCAGATCGTCCCCAATGACTACGGCATTCGCCGCGTCGCAGCCAAAGCGGTGGATTCGAAACCTGGCGTGGTGGAAGAAATGGGTGTCGCTGGGATCGCGATTGAGTGGATTGAGCTGGAGCGACTCCGGGGCGACCGCGAAAAGATCAAAGTGGCTCTGGTCGGTGACTTAGAACTCCAACCCATCGATGCAACCAACAAACGTTCCAAGCAACGTTTCAAAATCGTCTCGGCTAACCCCAAACAGGACCTGAAACAACGAATCCACGCCTTTGCCGAGCAAGCGTTCCGGCAAGAAGTCGATCCGTCAGAGTTGGACACCTATTTCGAATTTGCTGAGGCGAGACGTCAGGCCACACGCTCCATGCAGGACGGTCTGCGTGCGGGCTACCGAGCCATCCTGTGCTCATCTCGTTTCCTCTACTTCGATGAATCGCCCGGCGTCTTGTCCGACGAAGCTCTCGCGAATCGGCTCAGCCATTTCCTTTGGGGACGAGCACCGGACGACGAACTTCGACGCCTCGCTCGCTCAGGCAAACTTCGCGAGCCGGAAGTCTTGCGAGCCCAAACCGAACGATTGCTGAACGATCCGCGATCACAGGTCGCAATCAACGAGTTCACCAATCAGTGGCTGGAACTCTACGAACTCAACAGCACCACGCCGGATGGCAAGCTGTATCCCGAATACGATGTCATTTTGCATCAATCACTGCCCGATGAAACGCACGCCTATGTGACGGAACTGGTTCGTGAAAACCTATCCGTGACCAACCTCGTCGATTCGGACTTCACGTTTCTCAATCAACGCTTGGCTCGCCACTATGGCGTCGACTGGCCCGGCGGAACCGACATGCAACGCGTCGCGATCGATGACGATTGCCGACGAGGCGGCATCATCACTCACGGCAGCGTCCTGAAAGTCACGGCTAATGGCACCACCACGTCACCAATCATTCGTGGCATTTGGATGCTGGAGAAAATCATTGGCGAGCACGTGCCGCCACCGCCCGCCAACGTTCCCGCGGTCGAACCGGATATCCGAGGTGCAACATCGATTCGCGACCAACTCGACAAACACCGCAACATCGACAGCTGTGCTGCTTGTCATGTCAAAATTGACCCACCGGGCTTCGCGCTGGAAAGCTACGATGTGATCGGTGGATGGCGGGAGCGTTACCGTGCCGCTTCTCCCAACAAGAAACAACGCTGGGTGCCCGGTCTGCCAATCGACCCGAGCCACGCTTTCACCAGCGGGGAAGCCTTCGACGACATCGAAGGCTTGAAAGCGATCCTCACGAAAAGACCGGAACAATTGGCGAAGAACCTTGCATCCCAATTTGTGACCTACGCGACGGGAGCGTCACCAACGTTTGCCGACCGAGACGAATTGCAACGCATCGTCGCCGCGACCCAGCCAACGGACTACGGCGTCCGATCACTGATCCACGAAGTGATCCAAAGCCCGCTGTTCCAAAACAAATAG